The Fructilactobacillus ixorae genome has a window encoding:
- a CDS encoding ATP-binding protein, giving the protein MAKVDRSGERKVSPLKIKPQAKTPKLVFPVETPQRDLQNLIVADEVATQIKSLLAKIENYDLLYNQFGLSEIDSTGGRTVINLYGLPGTGKSFSAEAIAKALGKRIIKVNYAEIESKYVGETPKNIKLLFKEAKDEDAVLIFDEADSILGRRLDSVTKSTDQAVNLTKSVMLLELDNFAGIAIFTTNFGKNYDPAFLRRIIGNIEFLLPAKTARGKILAKLIPTKLPVDLTPADLDQILEHTEGFSGGDLLNVVVYASSHAVERDGVECKVGLADFDDAIGLIKKAKHELAQ; this is encoded by the coding sequence ATGGCTAAAGTTGATCGATCGGGAGAACGAAAAGTCAGTCCGTTAAAAATCAAGCCACAAGCAAAAACACCTAAGTTAGTTTTTCCAGTGGAAACACCCCAGCGCGATTTGCAAAATTTAATTGTTGCCGACGAGGTTGCCACGCAAATCAAGAGTTTGCTTGCCAAGATTGAAAATTATGATTTACTCTATAATCAATTTGGTTTAAGTGAAATCGATTCCACAGGCGGGAGAACTGTCATTAACCTGTATGGATTACCTGGGACCGGAAAGAGTTTTTCGGCGGAAGCGATTGCCAAAGCACTGGGCAAGCGGATCATCAAGGTTAACTATGCGGAGATTGAATCCAAATACGTTGGGGAAACGCCGAAAAACATCAAGTTATTGTTTAAAGAAGCCAAGGATGAAGATGCTGTTTTAATCTTTGATGAAGCGGATTCAATCTTGGGTCGGCGGCTCGATAGTGTCACAAAAAGCACGGATCAAGCGGTGAACTTGACGAAGTCAGTCATGTTGTTAGAGTTGGATAATTTTGCAGGAATTGCAATCTTTACCACTAACTTTGGGAAAAACTATGATCCAGCCTTTTTACGGAGAATTATCGGGAACATTGAATTTCTGCTACCAGCAAAAACAGCCCGGGGCAAAATATTAGCAAAGTTAATTCCAACTAAATTGCCAGTCGACCTTACGCCAGCTGATTTAGATCAAATTTTAGAGCACACGGAAGGGTTTTCTGGTGGAGATTTATTAAACGTAGTGGTTTATGCGAGTTCGCATGCCGTAGAGCGTGATGGAGTAGAGTGTAAAGTGGGGCTTGCTGACTTTGATGATGCCATTGGATTAATTAAAAAAGCAAAGCACGAATTAGCACAGTAA
- a CDS encoding methionine ABC transporter ATP-binding protein, translated as MTETSVNFKNVSVDFKQDKQTIHAVSDVSFSIPAGQIFGIAGYSGAGKSTLVRTINLLQQPTSGEVSVLGKQFFKKDEHGTTEISARELRTERRKIGMIFQHYNLLNQKTVLENVAFALKHSGLKEKKIAAKAQQLLADVGLSDYAKHYPAQLSGGQQQRVAIARALANDPEILISDEATSALDPENTNQILDLLKELNQKYGLTVILITHEMDAIKRICDQVVIMDQGKVVERGSLIEVFVESTNPVTRKIVGNDFDALAILQSMNIDTQSRNLVKLVYYSQEISQPIIVDLYAKYQVSASIVYADIEEFGSQPVGIMIVELNGDDDQVRTALDYLKQLDVQVTELRGAK; from the coding sequence ATGACGGAAACCAGCGTTAACTTTAAAAATGTTTCAGTTGATTTTAAGCAGGATAAACAAACGATTCACGCCGTTTCCGACGTGAGCTTCAGCATTCCGGCCGGCCAAATCTTTGGGATCGCCGGGTACTCGGGAGCCGGGAAGTCAACGTTAGTTCGCACGATTAACTTATTGCAACAACCAACGAGTGGGGAAGTTTCCGTCCTCGGGAAGCAGTTCTTTAAAAAGGACGAACACGGAACCACGGAAATTAGCGCCCGCGAACTCCGAACGGAACGGCGCAAAATTGGGATGATTTTCCAACACTATAACTTGTTGAACCAAAAAACGGTGTTGGAAAACGTGGCCTTTGCCCTAAAGCACAGTGGACTAAAGGAAAAAAAAATCGCAGCGAAGGCGCAACAATTATTGGCTGATGTTGGGTTGTCCGATTATGCTAAACACTATCCCGCCCAACTTTCCGGGGGGCAACAACAACGGGTCGCCATTGCTCGGGCCCTAGCTAACGATCCCGAAATTCTGATCTCTGACGAAGCAACTTCTGCGTTAGACCCGGAAAACACCAACCAAATTTTAGATTTATTGAAAGAATTAAACCAAAAGTATGGGTTGACGGTCATTCTGATTACCCATGAAATGGATGCCATCAAGCGGATTTGTGACCAAGTGGTTATCATGGACCAAGGAAAAGTGGTAGAACGGGGAAGTCTGATTGAAGTCTTTGTGGAATCGACGAATCCAGTTACCCGCAAGATTGTGGGGAATGACTTTGATGCGCTCGCCATTTTGCAGTCCATGAACATCGACACCCAGTCCCGGAACTTAGTGAAGTTGGTCTACTACTCTCAAGAAATTTCACAACCAATCATCGTGGATCTGTATGCGAAGTACCAAGTTTCGGCTAGCATCGTGTACGCTGACATCGAAGAATTTGGTAGTCAACCGGTCGGCATCATGATTGTAGAACTGAATGGGGACGACGACCAAGTCCGCACCGCCCTTGATTATCTGAAACAATTAGACGTCCAAGTAACTGAATTGAGAGGTGCAAAGTAA
- a CDS encoding ArsR/SmtB family transcription factor, whose amino-acid sequence MVKQVDLTETSQIFKLLGNTDRLRILLLLENNPVDVSTVVTKLQLSQSNVSHQLALLKQHQLVSAQRTGKRMLYSLNDPHILTIVELAYQHSEHVVKHEQHHYLRD is encoded by the coding sequence ATGGTGAAGCAAGTTGATTTAACGGAAACCAGTCAGATTTTCAAACTGCTTGGCAATACCGATCGGTTACGGATCTTACTGTTGTTGGAGAATAATCCGGTTGATGTTTCCACAGTCGTTACCAAACTCCAGTTATCACAGTCAAACGTCTCACATCAACTAGCGTTGCTAAAGCAACATCAGCTGGTCAGCGCGCAACGAACGGGGAAACGGATGCTGTATAGTTTGAATGATCCACATATTTTGACGATTGTGGAGCTGGCCTACCAGCATAGTGAGCACGTGGTTAAACACGAGCAGCATCATTATTTACGCGATTAG
- a CDS encoding MetQ/NlpA family ABC transporter substrate-binding protein: MKKTTKWIIGIIVLLVIAVIGWFSFAPQATTQNEKEVKVGLMSGSKADDEIWQSVAKTAREKYKLKLKFVHFTDYTQPNTALSQHAVDINSFQHYAFLKNWNQQHHSNIVSIGDTVITPIRLYSTQYQDVKEIPAGATIAIPNDATNESRSLQVLKEAGLIKLGGDPHKLLTVKDIKANPKNLNIKEVDASQTARTLNDAAAAVVNTNYAQTAHLSPDKTIFKEPLNQQSKPWINLIAANKEQKHDKDLQKVVKAFQTKETERVIQKNYKGLQVPAWNLKLK, translated from the coding sequence ATGAAAAAGACAACGAAGTGGATTATCGGCATCATCGTATTATTAGTAATCGCAGTGATTGGCTGGTTCAGTTTTGCTCCCCAAGCCACTACGCAAAATGAGAAGGAAGTGAAGGTCGGCCTCATGAGTGGATCCAAAGCGGATGATGAGATTTGGCAGTCAGTGGCCAAAACGGCCCGCGAGAAATATAAGCTCAAATTGAAATTTGTCCACTTTACCGATTACACCCAACCTAATACAGCGTTAAGTCAACACGCCGTGGACATTAACTCCTTCCAACACTATGCCTTCTTGAAAAATTGGAACCAGCAACACCATTCCAACATTGTGTCGATTGGAGACACGGTGATTACGCCCATCAGATTGTATTCAACGCAATACCAGGACGTGAAAGAAATTCCAGCTGGAGCGACGATTGCAATTCCAAATGACGCGACGAACGAAAGTCGATCACTCCAGGTTCTGAAAGAAGCCGGGTTAATTAAACTGGGCGGGGATCCCCACAAACTGTTGACGGTGAAGGACATTAAGGCCAACCCGAAGAACCTAAACATTAAAGAAGTGGATGCTTCTCAAACGGCGCGGACGTTAAATGATGCGGCTGCAGCAGTTGTCAACACTAACTACGCGCAAACGGCGCACTTAAGTCCAGATAAGACGATTTTCAAAGAACCGTTGAACCAGCAATCCAAACCATGGATTAACTTGATTGCGGCTAATAAGGAACAAAAGCATGACAAGGACTTACAAAAGGTCGTAAAGGCCTTTCAAACGAAGGAAACGGAACGGGTTATTCAAAAGAATTATAAAGGTCTGCAAGTTCCAGCCTGGAATTTAAAGCTTAAATAA
- a CDS encoding TipAS antibiotic-recognition domain-containing protein, whose protein sequence is MVKKNKHKQDKIERCLSDQYGDQEIKQTKQHWNDYSDSEKAAILKEGDAIFVDLAQLKDQAPDSEEVQQIMVRWHQFLLNFYEPSIELLSGLNEMYANDPKFKKKFAKIDPALPDFLHAAIDTYVDQLENQWIEEQQETLDNEL, encoded by the coding sequence ATGGTAAAGAAAAACAAACACAAGCAGGATAAAATTGAACGATGCCTGAGTGATCAATATGGGGATCAGGAGATTAAGCAAACCAAGCAACATTGGAATGACTATAGTGATTCAGAAAAGGCCGCCATTTTAAAAGAGGGCGATGCAATTTTTGTTGACCTTGCTCAGCTTAAGGATCAGGCGCCGGATAGTGAAGAAGTACAGCAAATCATGGTAAGGTGGCATCAATTTCTGCTTAATTTTTATGAGCCGAGCATTGAGTTGCTGAGTGGCTTAAACGAAATGTACGCTAATGATCCTAAGTTTAAAAAGAAATTTGCTAAAATTGATCCAGCTTTACCAGATTTTCTCCACGCTGCAATTGATACGTATGTTGATCAATTAGAAAATCAATGGATTGAAGAACAGCAAGAGACGTTAGATAACGAGTTATAG
- a CDS encoding cadmium resistance transporter: MTLTFLAVNLDFFVLLLFFLQKYSVGEVLLGYLLGLSLLLLLSYGLGQTLAHWLPEWVLGGLGFLPLYLAFRTEDDDAELARFRKRSPVLTVFGTYLVVCAGCNLSVFIPVLLGQTLPVFWLTLGYFGFLTVIVVLFLRRLGRLPVVTQVLNHYGEWLLRVTYFVIGTYVLYDSGFLAHIWELIK; encoded by the coding sequence ATGACGTTGACCTTTCTGGCCGTCAATCTCGATTTTTTTGTGCTCTTGCTGTTTTTTTTACAAAAATATTCCGTTGGAGAGGTCTTACTCGGCTACTTGCTTGGGTTGTCGCTCCTGCTCTTGCTCAGTTACGGTCTAGGCCAAACCCTTGCTCATTGGCTGCCAGAATGGGTGCTCGGGGGCTTGGGCTTTTTACCGCTTTACCTTGCTTTTCGTACGGAGGATGATGACGCTGAACTAGCGCGATTCCGCAAGCGTAGCCCAGTTTTGACCGTTTTTGGCACTTACTTGGTGGTTTGTGCAGGGTGCAATTTGTCCGTTTTCATTCCAGTGTTATTGGGCCAAACCTTACCAGTCTTTTGGCTCACGCTCGGCTACTTCGGCTTTTTGACGGTTATCGTGGTTCTTTTCCTCCGGCGCCTTGGTCGGCTTCCTGTGGTAACCCAGGTTCTGAACCATTATGGTGAGTGGTTGTTACGCGTGACGTACTTTGTGATTGGGACTTACGTTCTCTATGACAGTGGTTTTCTGGCTCACATCTGGGAACTAATCAAATAA
- a CDS encoding methionine ABC transporter permease, whose protein sequence is MKEWFITNFPNVVQQGWTGETGWWTSIVQTLYMTFWSAIFGGIAGLIFGIALVLFDSDGILPNKIIFNVVDKVVSLFRAIPFIILLAFIAPVTQKIVGTQIGTTAALVPLSVGVFPFYARQVQVALQSVNQGTIESAQSLGSSNWDIISGVYLSEAFPELIRVSTVTLISLVGLTAMAGAIGAGGLGNMAISYGYNRFANDTTLVATILVVIMVLIIQVVGDVWARWIDHSSKV, encoded by the coding sequence ATGAAAGAATGGTTTATTACAAACTTTCCGAATGTAGTGCAGCAGGGTTGGACCGGAGAAACCGGTTGGTGGACTTCGATCGTCCAAACGTTGTACATGACGTTTTGGTCAGCCATCTTTGGGGGAATTGCCGGCTTAATCTTCGGGATTGCCCTCGTGCTGTTTGATTCAGATGGGATTTTACCGAACAAAATCATCTTTAACGTCGTGGATAAAGTGGTTTCGTTATTCCGGGCGATTCCCTTCATTATCTTACTGGCGTTCATTGCCCCAGTAACCCAAAAGATTGTGGGAACCCAAATTGGGACGACGGCGGCCCTCGTCCCGTTGTCTGTCGGCGTCTTTCCGTTCTACGCTCGGCAAGTGCAGGTGGCCTTGCAGAGTGTGAACCAGGGCACCATCGAATCGGCCCAGTCACTGGGTTCCAGTAACTGGGACATCATTTCCGGTGTGTATCTGAGTGAAGCCTTTCCGGAATTGATTCGGGTATCGACGGTAACGCTGATTAGTTTAGTCGGGTTAACGGCAATGGCCGGAGCCATCGGAGCCGGGGGTCTCGGAAACATGGCTATCTCGTACGGGTACAACCGATTTGCGAATGATACCACCCTCGTGGCCACGATTCTGGTGGTGATTATGGTGTTAATCATTCAAGTCGTGGGGGACGTATGGGCCCGGTGGATTGACCATAGTTCTAAAGTATAA